The Vulpes vulpes isolate BD-2025 chromosome 8, VulVul3, whole genome shotgun sequence genome has a window encoding:
- the XDH gene encoding xanthine dehydrogenase/oxidase, whose amino-acid sequence MTADELVFFVNGKKVVEKNADPETTLLAYLRRKLRLSGTKLGCGEGGCGACTVMLSKYDRFQNKIVHFSANACLAPICSLHHVAVTTVEGIGSTKSRLHPVQERIAKSHGSQCGFCTPGIVMSMYTLLRNQPEPTIEEIENAFQGNLCRCTGYRPILQGFRTFAKDGGCCGGSRDNPNCCLNQKKDCSRVILSPSLFNPEEFMPLDPTQEPIFPPELLRLKDVPQKQLCFKGERVTWIQASTLKELLDLKAQHPEAKLVVGNTEIGIEMKFKNRLFPMIVCPAWIPELNAVEHGLEGISFGAACPLSTVEKTLHDAVNKLHAYKTEVFKGVLEQLRWFAGKQVKSVASIGGNIINASPISDLNPVFMASEAKLTIVSRGIKRTVRMDHTFFPGYRKTLLAPEEILLSIEIPYSREGEFFSAFKQASRREDDIAKVTSGMRVLFHPGTTQVKELALCYGGMDDRTISALKTTRKQVENFWNEDLLQNVCAGLAEELKLSPDAPGGMVDFRRTLTLSFFFKFYLTVLQKLERGNLEDKCGKLDPTYASATLLFQKDPPANVQLFQEVPEGQSEEDMVGRPLPHLAAAMQASGEAVYCDDIPRYENELSLRLVTSTRAHAKIKSIDTSEAEKVPGFVCFLSFNDVPGSNKTGIFKDETIFAEDEVTCIGHIIGAVVTDTPEHAQRAAQGVKITYEELPAIITIEDAIKNNSFYGSELKIEKGELTKGFSEADNVVSGEVYIGGQEHFYLETHCTIAVPKGEEGELELFASTQNTMKTQTFVANMLGVPINRILVRVKRMGGGFGGKETRSTLVSTVVALAAYKTGRPVRCMLDRDEDMLITGGRHPFLAKYKVGFMKTGKVVALEVEHYSNAGNTLDLSQSIMERALFHMDNCYKIPNIRGTGRLCKTNLPSNTAFRGFGGPQGMLIAEYWMSEVAMTCGLPAEEVRRKNLYKEGDLTHFNQKLEGFTLSRCWEECLASSQYHARKSEVDKFNEENYWKKRGLCIIPTKFGISFTLSFLNQAGALIHVYTDGSVLLTHGGTEMGQGLHTKMVQVASRALKIPTSKIYISETSTNTVPNTSPTAASVSADINGQAVYEACQTILKRLEPFKKKNPSGSWEDWVIDAYENTVSLSATGFYRTPNLGYSFETNSGNPFHYFSYGVACSEVEIDCLTGDHKNLRTDIVMDVGSSLNPAIDIGQVEGAFVQGLGLFTLEELHYSPEGSLQTRGPSTYKIPAFGNIPTEFRVSLLRDCPNKKAIYASKAVGEPPLFLAASVFFAIKDAIRAARARNSDCKTKLFRLDSPATPEKIRNACVDEFTTLCVTGIPENCKPWSVRV is encoded by the exons CCACTTTTCTGCCAATGCCTGCCTGGCCCCCATCTGCTCTTTGCATCATGTTGCCGTGACTACCGTGGAAGGAATAGGAAGCACCAAATCCAGGCTGCATCCTGTGCAG GAGAGAATTGCCAAAAGCCATGGCTCCCAGTGTGGGTTCTGCACCCCTGGCATTGTCATGAGCATGTACACGCTGCTCCGGAATCAGCCTGAGCCCACCATTGAGGAGATCGAGAATGCCTTCCAAG GAAACCTGTGCCGCTGCACGGGCTACAGACCCATCCTCCAGGGCTTCCGGACCTTCGCCAAG GATGGTGGGTGCTGTGGAGGGAGCAGGGACAACCCCAACTGCTGCCTGAACCAGAAGAAAGACTGCTCA CGGGTCATTCTCTCGCCATCTTTGTTCAACCCAGAAGAGTTCATGCCGCTGGaccccacccaggagcccatctTCCCTCCAGAGCTGCTG AGGCTGAAAGATGTTCCTCAGAAGCAGCTGTGTTTTAAAGGCGAGCGAGTGACCTGGATCCAGGCCTCCACCCTGAAGGAGCTGCTGGACCTCAAAGCCCAGCACCCCGAGGCCAAGCTGGTGGTGGGGAACACGGAGATTG GCATTGAgatgaagttcaagaacaggcTGTTTCCTATGATTGTCTGCCCAGCCTGgatccctgagctgaatgcagtgGAGCACGGACTGGAGG GTATCTCCTTTGGAGCTGCTTGCCCCTTGAGCACTGTGGAAAAGACACTGCACGATGCCGTTAACAAACTTCATGCCTACAAAACAGAGGTGTTCAAAGGTGTCCTGGAGCAGTTGCGCTGGTTTGCTGGGAAGCAGGTCAAGTCTGTGGCG TCCATTGGAGGGAACATCATCAACGCCAGCCCCATCTCTGACCTCAATCCTGTGTTCATGGCCAGTGAGGCCAAGCTGACCATCGTGTCCAGAG GCATCAAGAGAACAGTTCGGATGGACCACACCTTCTTCCCTGGCTACAGGAAGACCCTACTAGCTCCGGAGGAGATCCTGCTTTCCATCGAGATCCCCTACAGCAGGGAG GGTGAGTTTTTCTCAGCATTCAAGCAGGCCTCTCGGAGGGAAGATGACATAGCCAAGGTGACCAGTGGCATGAGAGTCCTGTTCCACCCAGGAACCACACAGGTAAAGGAGCTGGCCCTTTGCTATGGCGGAATGGATGACAGAACCATCTCAGCTCTCAAGACCACACGGAAGCAGGTGGAAAA TTTCTGGAATGAGGATCTGCTGCAGAACGTGTGTGCAGGCCTAGCAGAGGAGCTGAAGCTGTCCCCCGATGCCCCTGGCGGCATGGTGGACTTTCGGCGGACCCTCACCCTCAGCTTCTTCTTCAAATTCTACCTGACAGTGCTTCAGAAATTGGAGAGAGGGAACTTAGAAGAT AAGTGTGGGAAGCTGGACCCCACCTATGCCAGTGCCACCTTACTCTTTCAGAAAGACCCTCCAGCCAACGTCCAGCTCTTCCAA GAGGTGCCTGAGGGTCAGTCTGAAGAGGACATGGTGGGCCggcccctgccccacctggcTGCGGCCATGCAGGCCTCCGGGGAGGCTGTGTACTGTGACGACATCCCTCGCTACGAGAACGAGCTATCCCTCCGACTGGTCACCAGCACCCGGGCCCATGCCAAGATCAA GTCCATAGATACTTCAGAAGCTGAGAAGGTGCCAGGGTTcgtttgctttctctcttttaatgatGTTCCTGGGAGTAATAAAACTGGAATTTTTAAGGATGAAACAATCTTTGCAGAGGATGAG GTGACTTGTATTGGGCACATCATTGGTGCTGTGGTCACTGACACTCCAGAACATGCACAGAGAGCTGCTCAGGGGGTGAAAATCACCTATGAAGAACTTCCAGCCATTATTACAATTGAG GATGCTATAAAAAACAATTCCTTTTATGGGTCTGAGCTGAAGATCGAGAAGGGAGAACTCACGAAGGGGTTTTCAGAAGCAGACAACGTTGTTTCAG GTGAAGTGTACATAGGTGGGCAAGAGCACTTCTACCTGGAGACTCACTGCACCATCGCCGTCCCGAAAGGTGAGGAAGGGGAGTTGGAGCTCTTTGCATCTACACAGAACACCATGAAGACCCAG ACCTTCGTGGCAAACATGTTGGGGGTTCCAATAAACCGGATTTTGGTCCGAGTGAAGAGAATGGGAGGAGGCTTTGGAGGGAAAGAGACCCGGAGCACCCTGGTATCCACGGTAGTAGCCCTGGCTGCATACAA GACTGGCCGCCCTGTGCGCTGCATGCTGGATCGTGATGAGGACATGCTGATAACTGGTGGCAGACATCCCTTCTTAGCCAAATACAAG GTTGGCTTCATGAAGACTGGGAAGGTGGTGGCTCTGGAGGTGGAGCACTACAGCAATGCTGGGAATACCCTGGATCTCTCCCAGAGT ATAATGGAACGAGCCCTATTCCACATGGACAACTGCTATAAAATACCCAATATCCGGGGCACTGGGAGGCTCTGCAAGACCAACCTGCCCTCCAACACGGCCTTCCGGGGCTTTGGGGGGCCCCAGGGGATGCTCATTGCTGAGTATTGGATGAGTGAAGTCGCGATGACCTGTGGGCTGCCTGCAGAGGAA GTGCGGAGGAAAAACCTGTATAAGGAAGGGGACCTGACACACTTCAACCAGAAGCTTGAGGGGTTCACCTTGTCCAGGTGCTGGGAGGAATGCCTAGCAAGCTCTCAGTATCACGCCCGGAAGAGTGAGGTTGACAAGTTCAATGA gGAGAATTATTGGAAGAAGAGAGGATTGTGTATAATTCCTACCAAGTTTGGAATAAGCttcactctttcttttctgaatcaG GCAGGAGCCCTGATTCATGTGTACACAGATGGCTCTGTGCTGCTGACCCATGGGGGCACTGAGATGGGCCAAGGCCTACACACCAAGATGGTCCAG GTGGCCAGCAGAGCTCTGAAAATCCCTACCTCTAAGATTTACATCAGTGAGACAAGCACGAACACTGTGCCCAACACCTCTCCCACGGCCGCCTCCGTCAGCGCTGACATCAATGGACAGGCTGTCTAT GAAGCTTGTCAGACCATCCTGAAAAGACTGGAGCCcttcaagaaaaagaatcctAGTGGCTCCTGGGAAGATTGG GTCATAGACGCCTACGAGAACACAGTGAGCTTGTCTGCGACTGGGTTTTACAG GACACCCAACCTTGGCTACAGCTTTGAGACTAACTCGGGGAATCCCTTCCACTACTTCTCCTATGGGGTGGCTTGCTCTGAAGTGGAGATCGATTGCTTAACCGGGGATCACAAA AACCTCCGTACCGACATTGTCATGGATGTTGGTTCCAGTCTGAACCCTGCCATTGATATTGGACAG GTGGAAGGAGCATTTGTGCAGGGCCTCGGCCTCTTCACCCTGGAGGAGCTGCACTACTCCCCAGAGGGGAGCCTGCAGACCCGTGGACCCAGCACCTATAAGATCCCTGCGTTTGGCAACATCCCCACTGAGTTCAGAGTGTCCCTGCTCCGCGACTGCCCCAACAAGAAGGCCATCTATGCGTCCAAG GCCGTTGGGGAGCCGCCCCTCTTCCTGGCAGCCTCTGTCTTCTTTGCCATCAAGGACGCCATCCGTGCAGCTCGTGCTAGGAACTCAGATTGTAAAACGAAGCTTTTCCGGCTAGACAGTCCTGCAACCCCAGAAAAGATCCGCAATGCCTGCGTGGACGAGTTCACCACACTG